TGACCGAAGGGAAAGCTCCCGTCCCCCTTGACCAGGTTGACGGTCAGGCAGCTTCCCGTGTAGCCGCCGCCCGACACCGTCGACAGATAGTCGAAGCGCTTGAACAGCCCGAAGCGGTGCAGGGCCTGGATGACCCCCAGGGCGAAGGACGCCGACCGGATGCCCCCGCCGGAAATCGCCAATCCCGCGAGGTCTTCTTCGGCCGGCCGGCCCGCCTGCCGGCGCCGTTCGCACAGCGCCGCCCATTCGGCCTGGGCAAGCTCCTTCGGAAGCTGTGGGCAGCCGGACAACGCGCCAGCAAACATGATGACATCCCCCGATCCATGCCGCCTACGGAAACCAATCGAGTCGGCACCATATTTTTAATATACACGCTGCGATATATAAGTGGGAGTCGTTTGTTACATATTCACGAATCAGTATCATTTCGTGAGTTGACGCAGGGACGGCGTTAGGGAGGCGTTAACCATGCAGGCGCCATAGTGGCGGCATGAACATGGTCACTCTCCTACGCAAGAGCCTTCTCGCGGCCGTTCTTGCCATAACCGCCACCGGTCCGGCCGAGGCCATCCAATGCGTCCTGATGGTCGACGCCGCCGACGGCCGGACCTTGGTCAACGCCTGCGATAGCTGCCGGGTCGCCAAGATCGAGGTCACGCGCCCCGGCGCCGGAACGCCGGTCGCCCGCAGCTACACCTTGGCGGAACGGTCCAAGCTGCCCCTGCCCCTCAAGGGCGCCAACAAGGTGCGGGTGGTGGGAGATCAGGCCTGCGCGCCCAGTTCCACGGCGGCCCCCGAGGCCGCGGCCAAGACCTGCCTGACGCTTGCCGCCAACAAGCAAGGGAACCCGGTGCTGCTGAATTCCTGCGACAGCTGCCGTTCGGCGATGCTGGAATGGCAGATGCCCGACAACGTCCTGATCCAGGAAAACGCCACCGTGGTGGCCCGTTCCTTCGCCGCACTCACCCAGAAGGACGATGCCCTGAATGTCCGCCTTACCGGTGAGCGGGAGTGCCGGAAGTAGTCAGCGTTCCGGGACCGGCAGCGGACAGCGCCCCGAACATTCCTCCACCAGATTGAGCAGCGGGCCCGGCCCGATGGAATCGATCTGTAGCGGCAAGTACCGGCCGTCGCGGGTCAGGTAGACGTCGAAGGCGGAGCCGTCCCAGACGCCGCGGAATCTTTCCTTGAATCCCGCCACGGCGCGGGTGGTCAGGCGCAGGTGGTAGACCTCGTGCCGGCGGTCCAGGATGTTCCGGGTCTTGCGGCCCAGGAACTCGCCTTCCAGGTCGAAGCGCCGCCGTCCGTCGAACAGCGCCAGCCGGAAGGCGGGCGGGCCGTCCGCCTCCAGATGCGCCCGCAGGCGCCGGATCGCCTCCGCCAGCCCGGTCAGGGGATCGAGCACCCCCATCCGATGCTCGCGGGGCAGTTCGTTGTCCTCGTCCGGCTCGTTCTCCTGATGGGTGACCAGGGTCGTATGGGCCTCGCCACCGTCGGGGTCATAGCGGATCGCCATGGTCCGCGACCGCCAGCGGTTGGTGTAGTCGACCCGGTAGGCCCGTCCCTCCAGGGGCCGCCCGGCCGACACCCGGCCCTGCCCGTGGGCCTCGATGTCGAGCCGGGCGATCCAGTCGGTCATGCCTCTGGTACGCAGCCGGAACCAATTGTCGTAATCCGCCGGACCGACGTCGAAGCTGAGCCCGAAATCGGCCGCGTGCAGGCCGCCCCAATGGGCCTCGTAGCGCAGGTGAATCGGCTGCGCGACCGCCGGTCCGGCCGCGGAGATGACCAGAAATGTCAATAACGACAGTACCTTGCGCCATGCCATGGCCGCCATGTTACACAGCCCGCCGCGCCAAATCCACCATCGCAGTTCACCGGTTCGATCGGGTAACGTGTTCGTTGCGGATGTGCAATATTCGTCGCGGCCCTCACCAAAAGGTGGCTTGTGCCCCGGCTTGGGAACGCGCACAATCCGGCCGTTCGTTTGACCGTCAAGCGGGAACAATCCGCATCGGGGGAAACCGCCATGAAGATTGCCGTACCGAAGGAACGTCGGCCGGGCGAGACCCGTGTCGCCGCTTCGCCCGAGGTGGTGAAGAAGTTCGCCGCCCTCGGCTTCGAGGTCTCGGTGGAAAAGGGGGCCGGCTTGGCCGCCGCCTTCACCGACGACGATTTCAAGGCCGCCGGGGCAAGCGTCGCCAAGGATGCCAAGTCCTGCCTGAAGGATGCCGACGTGGTGCTGAAGGTCCAGCGCCCCATCGTCGGTGGCGAGGACGACGAGCTGAAGCTCTTCAAGAAGGGCGCCATCCTGGCCGCCAAGCTCGACATCCTGACCAACAAGGACGATGCAGAAGCCTATGCCGATGCCGGCCTGACCGCCTTCGCCATGGAACTGATGCCGCGCATTTCCCGCGCCCAGTCCATGGACATCCTGTCCAGCCAGAGCAACCTGGCCGGCTACAAGGCTGTCCTGGACGCCGCCGGTGAATTCGGCAGCGCCTTTCCCATGATGATGACGGCCGCCGGCACGGTGCCGCCCGCCAAGGTCTTCATCATGGGGGTAGGCGTGGCGGGCCTGCAGGCCATCGCCACCGCCCGGCGCCTAGGCGCCGTGGTGACCGCCACCGACGTGCGTCCGGCCACCAAGGAGCAGGTCAAGAGCCTGGGCGCCAAGTTCCTGGAAGTCGACCCCGAGATGGAAAGAAACGCGGAAACCTCCGGTGGCTACGCCAAGGAGATGCCGCCCGAGTACTTCGAGAAGCAGAAGGCCAAGGTGGCCGAGCACATCAAGTCCCAGGACATCGTCATCACCACCGCCCTGATCCCCGGCCGCCCGGCGCCCGTGCTGGTCACGGAAGACATGGTCAAGACCATGAAGGCCGGATCGGTGATCGTCGACTTGGCGGTGGAAGCCGGCGGCAACTGCCCGCTGTCGCAACTGGGAAAAGTGGTGGTCAAGCACGGCGTCAAGCTGGTCGGCCACGACAACGTGCCCGGCCGGCTGCCCAAGGATGCCAGCGCGCTGTTCGCCAAGAACCTTTTCAATTTCCTGACGCCCCACGCCAGGAAGGAGGGCGGCGCCCTCGACATCAAGTGGGACGACGAAACCATCGGCGGCACGCTGGTGTGCAAGGACGGCAAGGTCGTGCACCCGAAGCTGGCCGGGGAGGGAAAGTAACATGGACGCCGCGACGTTTTCCTCGCATGCCGCCTGGGTCGCCAACGAGGCTGCCCGGCTGGCCGACTACGCCAACAAGCTGGCCCAGGAAGCCGCCCAGGTGACGCTGCCCGCCGCCGCGGCTGGCGGAAGCGAATACTCGTTCCTCGCCCTGTTCACCGTCTTCGTGCTGGCGTGCTTCGTCGGCTTCTACGTGGTCTGGAGTGTCACCCCGGCCCTGCATTCGCCCCTGATGGCGGTCACCAACGCCATTTCGTCGGTGATCATCGTCGGCGGCCTGCTGGCGGCCGGACCGGCCGGCCTGGGCTTTT
The Magnetospirillum sp. WYHS-4 genome window above contains:
- a CDS encoding DUF3108 domain-containing protein produces the protein MAAMAWRKVLSLLTFLVISAAGPAVAQPIHLRYEAHWGGLHAADFGLSFDVGPADYDNWFRLRTRGMTDWIARLDIEAHGQGRVSAGRPLEGRAYRVDYTNRWRSRTMAIRYDPDGGEAHTTLVTHQENEPDEDNELPREHRMGVLDPLTGLAEAIRRLRAHLEADGPPAFRLALFDGRRRFDLEGEFLGRKTRNILDRRHEVYHLRLTTRAVAGFKERFRGVWDGSAFDVYLTRDGRYLPLQIDSIGPGPLLNLVEECSGRCPLPVPER
- a CDS encoding NAD(P) transhydrogenase subunit alpha, which codes for MDAATFSSHAAWVANEAARLADYANKLAQEAAQVTLPAAAAGGSEYSFLALFTVFVLACFVGFYVVWSVTPALHSPLMAVTNAISSVIIVGGLLAAGPAGLGFSKVMGLLAVTLASVNIFGGFIVTQRMLAMFKKKTKK
- a CDS encoding Re/Si-specific NAD(P)(+) transhydrogenase subunit alpha, translated to MKIAVPKERRPGETRVAASPEVVKKFAALGFEVSVEKGAGLAAAFTDDDFKAAGASVAKDAKSCLKDADVVLKVQRPIVGGEDDELKLFKKGAILAAKLDILTNKDDAEAYADAGLTAFAMELMPRISRAQSMDILSSQSNLAGYKAVLDAAGEFGSAFPMMMTAAGTVPPAKVFIMGVGVAGLQAIATARRLGAVVTATDVRPATKEQVKSLGAKFLEVDPEMERNAETSGGYAKEMPPEYFEKQKAKVAEHIKSQDIVITTALIPGRPAPVLVTEDMVKTMKAGSVIVDLAVEAGGNCPLSQLGKVVVKHGVKLVGHDNVPGRLPKDASALFAKNLFNFLTPHARKEGGALDIKWDDETIGGTLVCKDGKVVHPKLAGEGK